Proteins encoded in a region of the Populus alba chromosome 13, ASM523922v2, whole genome shotgun sequence genome:
- the LOC118053259 gene encoding uncharacterized protein, translating into MMSLLQIPVSMFLQVLFFLLLLCFPSFFAFPPNSSATSFGAAKYVAAEGNKEAEALLKWKASLDDNHSQSVLSSWVGSSPCKWLGITCDNSGSVADFSLPHFGLRGTLHSFNFSCFPNLLTLNLWNNSLYGTIPSHISNLTKTTNLDLCDNHFIGNIPLEIGLLTSLNFLYLCENNLTGLIPASIGTLKHLSGLYLWRNKLSGLIPPEIGSLQPLSNLDLSSNDLTGRIPSYIENLRNLSILSLWDNKLSGSIPSSLENLRNLSTLNLSKNKLSGYILFSLGNMTKLIDLRLSENNLTGLIPASIGTLKHLSGLYLWRNKLSGLIPPEIGSLQSLSNLDLSSNDLTGRIPSSIENLRNLSILSLWDNKLSGSIPSSLENLRNLSTLNLSKNKLSGSIPSSLGNMTKLIDLRLSENNLTGLIPASIGTLKHLSGLYLWRNKLSGLIPPEIGSLQSLSNLDLSSNDLTGRIPSSVENLRNLSILFLWDNKLSGSIPSSIGNMTKLIDLRLNENNLTGLIPFSIGTLKHLSVLYLWGNKLSGSIPSSIGQLESLVELSLSFNNLNGSLPPEMNNLTHLMVLNVFSNNFIGHLPRDLCLGGLLVNFTASYNHFSGPIPKSLRNCTRLFRVRLEWNQLTGNISEDFSLYPNLNYVDLSHNNLFGELTWKWGGFHNLVSLKLSNNNITGEIPSELGKATRLRMIDLSSNLLKGTIPKELGQLKALYNLTLHNNHLSGVVPFQMLSQLQSLNLASNNLDGSIPKQVGECSILVQLNLSHNKFIGSIPSEIGLLHFLADLDLSGNLLAGEIPSEIGQLKQLETMNLSHNKLSGLIPSAFVDLVSLTIVDISYNELEGPIPKIKGFNKAPFEAFMNNSGLCGNASGLKPCTLFTSMKNSNKIVILILFPLLGSLLLLLTMVGCLYFCHQTSRERISFLGERQSPLSFAVWGYEEEILHETIIQATNNFNSNNYIGKGGYGIVYRAMLPTGQVVAVKKLHPSREGELMDLKTFRNEIRMLIDIRHRNIVKLYGFCSLREHSFLVYEFIERGSLKMNLSREEQAMELDWNRRLNVVKGVANALSYLHHDCSPPIIHRDISSTNVLLDLEYEAHVSDFGTARLLMPDSTYWTSFAGTFGYTAPELAYTMRVNEKCDVYSFGVVTMEVIMGRHLGDLISSLSASACSSSSCSQINQHALLKDVIDQRIPLPENRVAKGVVSIIKIAFACLLANPQSRPTMRQVASKLIARCPPLPKSFSEITLEDLMPQTTVTG; encoded by the exons ATGATGTCCTTACTACAGATACCAGTCTCAATGTTTCTCcaagtccttttttttctccttctattgtgctttccttctttctttgccTTTCCTCCTAATTCCTCTGCAACTTCATTTGGTGCTGCCAAATATGTAGCTGCTGAAGGTAATAAAGAAGCGGAGGCTCTCCTAAAATGGAAAGCAAGTCTTGATGACAACCACAGCCAATCTGTCCTGTCTTCTTGGGTTGGCAGCAGCCCTTGCAAGTGGCTTGGAATCACTTGTGACAATTCTGGAAGTGTCGCGGATTTCAGCCTTCCACATTTTGGTCTGAGAGGTACGCTTCATAGTTTCAACTTCTCATGCTTCCCTAATCTTCTCACTCTCAATCTCTGGAACAATTCACTCTATGGAACTATTCCATCCCACATTAGTAACCTGACCAAAACCACCAATTTAGACTTGTGTGATAATCATTTCATAGGAAATATTCCACTTGAGATAGGATTGTTAACGAGTCTTAACTTTTTGTACCTTTGTGAAAATAATCTTACCGGTTTGATCCCAGCCTCTATTGGAACTCTGAAACACCTATCTGGTCTCTATCTATGGCGTAACAAACTCTCTGGCTTGATACCTCCAGAGATTGGATCATTACAACCTCTCAGTAACCTTGACTTGTCAAGCAATGATTTAACTGGTAGGATCCCTTCTTATATTGAAAATCTGAGAAACTTATCCATTCTTTCTCTCTGGgataacaaactctctggttccATTCCTTCTTCTCTTGAAAATCTAAGAAACTTATCTACTCTCAATCTCTCAAAAAACAAACTCTCTGgttatattcttttttctcttgGGAACATGACTAAGCTCATTGACTTGCGTCTTAGTGAAAATAATCTCACCGGTTTGATCCCAGCCTCTATTGGAACTCTGAAACACCTATCTGGTCTCTATCTATGGCGTAACAAACTCTCTGGCTTGATACCTCCAGAGATTGGATCATTACAATCTCTTAGTAACCTCGACTTGTCTAGTAATGATTTAACAGGTAggatcccttcttctattgaaAATCTGAGAAACTTATCCATTCTTTCTCTCTGGgataacaaactctctggttccATTCCTTCTTCTCTTGAAAATCTAAGAAACTTATCTACTCTCAATCTCTCAAAAAACAAACTCTCTGGTTCTATTCCTTCTTCTCTTGGGAACATGACTAAGCTCATTGACTTGCGTCTTAGTGAAAATAATCTCACCGGTTTGATCCCAGCCTCTATTGGAACTCTGAAACACCTATCTGGTCTCTATCTATGGCGTAACAAACTCTCTGGCTTGATACCTCCAGAGATTGGGTCATTACAATCTCTAAGTAACCTCGACTTGTCAAGCAATGATTTAACTGGTAGGATCCCTTCTTCTGTTGAAAATCTGAGAAACTTATCCATTCTTTTTCTCTGGGATAACAAACTCTCTGGATCCATTCCTTCTTCTATTGGGAACATGACTAAGCTCATTGACTTGAGGCTTAATGAAAATAATCTCACCGGTTTGATCCCATTCTCTATTGGAACTTTGAAACACCTATCCGTTCTTTATCTATGGGGTAACAAACTATCTGGCTCCATCCCTTCTTCTATAGGACAGCTTGAATCCCTTGTTGAATTGAGTTTGTCCTTCAATAATCTCAATGGTTCTCTGCCTCCCGAGATGAATAATCTCACACATTTGATGGTTTTGAacgttttttcaaacaatttcatTGGCCATTTACCACGAGACTTATGCCTTGGTGGGTTACTTGTAAATTTTACAGCCAGCTACAATCATTTTTCCGGTCCAATCCCTAAAAGCTTGCGAAATTGTACTCGTCTATTTAGAGTTAGGCTTGAGTGGAACCAATTGACGGGGAATATTTCTGAAGATTTTAGCCTCTACCCAAACTTGAACTATGTGGACCTGAGTCACAATAATTTGTTTGGTGAGCTCACGTGGAAATGGGGAGGTTTTCACAACTTGGTGAGCCTAAAATTGTCAAACAATAATATCACCGGCGAGATACCATCAGAGCTTGGAAAGGCGACTAGGCTACGAATGATTGATCTCTCATCAAATCTCCTCAAGGGGACAATTCCAAAAGAACTGGGGCAGTTGAAGGCATTATATAACCTTACTCTTCATAACAACCATCTTTCTGGTGTCGTTCCATTCCAAATGCTATCTCAACTTCAATCCCTTAATTTAGCTTCTAATAATCTTGATGGATCAATCCCAAAACAAGTGGGAGAGTGCTCAATTTTAGTACAGTTGAACTTGAGTCATAATAAGTTCATAGGAAGCATCCCATCTGAGATAGGCCTCCTGCATTTTCTTGCAGATCTAGATCTCAGTGGGAATCTATTGGCAGGAGAGATACCATCAGAAATTGGGCAATTGAAACAGTTAGAAACGATGAACCTCTCTCACAACAAACTTTCCGGTTTGATTCCATCTGCTTTTGTAGATTTGGTGAGCTTGACAATTGTAGACATCTCCTACAATGAACTAGAGGGCCCTATCCCCAAAATCAAAGGCTTCAATAAGGCTCCATTTGAAGCTTTTATGAATAATAGTGGCCTCTGTGGAAATGCCAGTGGTCTGAAGCCTTGTACTCTTTTTACAAGCATGAAAAATAGCAACAAGATTgtcattttgattctttttcctctcctggGAAGTCTACTTCTACTACTTACCATGGTTGGATGTTTATACTTTTGCCACCAAACAAGTAGAGAAAGAATCTCCTTTTTAGGAGAGCGACAAAGTCCACTCAGTTTTGCAGTATGGGGCTATGAGGAGGAGATCCTACATGAAACTATCATCCAGGCCACTAATAATTTCAACTCCAATAATTATATAGGGAAAGGGGGATACGGAATTGTTTATCGAGCCATGTTGCCAACAGGTCAGGTGGTTGCCGTGAAGAAACTCCACCCATCAAGAGAGGGCGAGCTTATGGATTTGAAAACTTTTAGAAATGAGATTCGCATGTTAATAGATATTCGACATCGAAATATTGTGAAGTTATATGGATTTTGTTCATTAAGAGAGCACTCTTTTTTAGTTTATGAGTTCATAGAAAGGGGAAGTTTGaagatgaatttatctagaGAAGAACAAGCAATGGAATTGGATTGGAATAGAAGGCTTAATGTTGTTAAAGGAGTGGCCAATGCATTATCCTATTTGCACCATGATTGCTCGCCTCCAATCATTCATCGAGACATTTCCAGCACCAATGTTCTTCTAGATTTGGAATACGAGGCTCATGTTTCGGATTTTGGGACAGCTCGGCTCTTGATGCCTGACTCGACCTACTGGACCTCATTTGCTGGCACCTTCGGATACACAGCTCCAG AGCTAGCTTACACAATGAGAGTGAACGAGAAGTGCGATGTCTATAGCTTTGGAGTGGTCACAATGGAAGTGATAATGGGAAGGCATCTGGGTGATCTCATCTCATCTCTTTCTGCATCAGCATGCTCCTCCTCGTCGTGCTCACAAATCAACCAGCATGCATTGTTGAAGGATGTGATAGACCAACGTATCCCACTTCCTGAAAACCGAGTTGCAAAAGGTGTGGTCTCCATTATCAAAATAGCATTTGCATGCTTGCTTGCCAATCCCCAGTCTAGGCCAACCATGCGACAAGTAGCTTCGAAGCTCATAGCTCGATGCCCTCCGCTGCCAAAGTCATTCTCCGAAATAACATTGGAAGATCTGATGCCTCAAACAACTGTGACAGGCTGA